A DNA window from Vigna angularis cultivar LongXiaoDou No.4 chromosome 1, ASM1680809v1, whole genome shotgun sequence contains the following coding sequences:
- the LOC108336979 gene encoding 18.5 kDa class I heat shock protein has translation MSLIPSLFGGRRSNVYDPFSLDVWDPFKDFPFPESGRENSAFVSTRVDWKETPEAHVFKAEIPGLKKEEVKVEIEDDKVLQISGERNVEKEDKNDTWHRVERSSGKFLRRFRLPENAKMDEVKASMENGVLTVTVPKEDVKKSEVKAIQISG, from the coding sequence ATGTCGCTAATTCCAAGTTTGTTCGGTGGACGAAGGAGCAACGTCTATGATCCATTCTCTCTGGATGTGTGGGATCCCTTCAAGGATTTTCCTTTCCCTGAATCTGGTCGAGAAAATTCTGCATTTGTGAGCACACGTGTGGACTGGAAGGAGACGCCAGAGGCACACGTGTTCAAGGCTGAGATTCCAGGACTGAAGAAGGAGGAAGTGAAGGTTGAGATAGAAGATGATAAGGTTCTTCAGATAAGCGGTGAGAGAAACGTTGAGAAGGAAGATAAGAACGATACGTGGCATCGTGTGGAGCGTAGCAGTGGGAAGTTCTTGAGGAGGTTCAGATTGCCTGAGAATGCaaaaatggatgaagtgaaggCTTCTATGGAGAATGGTGTTCTTACTGTTACTGTTCCCAAGGAAGATGTTAAGAAGTCTGAAGTCAAGGCCATTCAAATTTCTGGTTAA
- the LOC108337209 gene encoding 18.5 kDa class I heat shock protein, protein MSLIPSLFGGRRSNVYDPFSLDVWDPFKDFPFPESGRENSAFVSTRVDWKETPEAHVFKAEIPGLKKEEVKVEIEDDKVLQISGERNVEKEDKNDTWHRVERSSGKFLRRFRLPENAKMDEVKASMENGVLTVTVPKEDVKKSEVKAIQISG, encoded by the coding sequence ATGTCGCTAATTCCAAGTTTGTTCGGTGGACGAAGGAGCAACGTCTATGATCCATTCTCTCTGGATGTGTGGGATCCCTTCAAGGATTTTCCTTTCCCTGAATCTGGTCGAGAAAATTCTGCATTTGTGAGTACCCGTGTGGACTGGAAGGAGACGCCAGAGGCACACGTGTTCAAGGCTGAGATTCCAGGACTGAAGAAGGAGGAAGTGAAGGTTGAGATAGAAGATGATAAGGTTCTTCAGATAAGCGGTGAGAGAAACGTTGAGAAGGAAGATAAGAACGATACGTGGCATCGTGTGGAGCGTAGCAGTGGGAAGTTCTTGAGGAGGTTCAGATTGCCTGAGAATGCaaaaatggatgaagtgaaggCTTCTATGGAGAATGGTGTTCTTACTGTTACTGTTCCCAAGGAAGATGTTAAGAAGTCTGAAGTCAAGGCCATTCAAATTTCTGGTTAA